Proteins from a genomic interval of Actinoalloteichus hymeniacidonis:
- a CDS encoding YibE/F family protein: MPTDPGDRTAGRRTGRTSATTAGKPARRERRTAEAVGHGHGHGHGHGPAGRSSTKVRILLAALLVPVALATVIGALLLHPFGQETQSSSELGFFQEPFNAEVLSAEVGGCQSGGAQPVPGGTQPDPGGADPGGAQPDPNTGAPQDDSQCQVLQVRLDDGEAAGQTIEQVLPLEPSTPTFEQGDQVVLSYTGAQPTEPSSYRIVDFQRGGSLLWLAVLFSAAVLLLARWKGLTALAGLAVSFAIITMFIIPAILAGENAVTVAVIGSGLIMFVVLYLTHGFSARTSAAVLGTLISLALIAVLGIVFSELTKLTGLDEETVNLITILGTDVDARGLLLAGVIIGALGVLDDMTISQTSAVWELRKANPTMGWGALYTAGVRIGRDHISAAVNTLALAYAGAALPLLLSYSLSGVDLGTLFGAQVVAQEIVRTLVGSIGLVAAVPISTALAALVVTRGPTEPTDDHDPVDPPDPVYPPDIEDEHGDDTAHTPRREASAGTGGLQARAAEDAPRRSGGTQTRPPTTRTRRDETEEDPRRADQRRRVRPAQQPPAEPDAVGDRVARDPAGRPPHDGQRRAPRRPTPEDRPARRAPHGGTPGRTDGPRSAAEGRRRRPEGHEPI; encoded by the coding sequence CACGGCGGGAAAACCCGCTCGCCGCGAGCGCAGGACCGCCGAAGCCGTCGGCCATGGCCATGGCCATGGACACGGACACGGGCCCGCAGGCCGCTCCTCGACCAAGGTGCGCATCCTGTTGGCCGCGCTGTTGGTCCCGGTCGCGCTGGCCACCGTGATCGGGGCCTTGCTGCTCCACCCGTTCGGGCAGGAGACGCAGAGCTCCAGTGAGCTCGGCTTCTTCCAGGAGCCGTTCAACGCCGAGGTCCTCTCGGCCGAGGTGGGCGGCTGTCAGAGTGGCGGAGCACAGCCTGTCCCCGGCGGTACGCAGCCCGATCCCGGCGGTGCAGACCCCGGCGGTGCGCAGCCCGATCCGAACACCGGTGCGCCGCAGGATGATTCGCAGTGCCAGGTACTCCAGGTGCGGCTGGACGACGGAGAGGCCGCCGGTCAGACGATCGAGCAGGTGCTCCCGTTGGAGCCGAGCACGCCGACCTTCGAACAGGGCGACCAGGTCGTACTGTCGTACACCGGCGCACAACCGACCGAGCCCTCCTCTTATCGCATCGTCGACTTCCAGCGGGGCGGATCGCTGCTGTGGCTGGCCGTGCTGTTCTCGGCGGCCGTGCTGCTGCTGGCCCGCTGGAAGGGACTCACCGCGCTGGCGGGCCTCGCCGTCAGTTTCGCGATCATCACGATGTTCATCATCCCGGCGATCCTCGCAGGCGAGAACGCCGTGACCGTGGCCGTCATCGGCTCGGGACTGATCATGTTCGTGGTCCTCTACCTCACCCACGGTTTCTCGGCACGCACCTCGGCCGCCGTGTTGGGCACGTTGATCAGTCTGGCTCTGATCGCCGTCCTCGGGATCGTCTTCTCGGAACTGACCAAGCTCACCGGCTTGGACGAGGAGACCGTCAACCTCATCACCATTCTCGGCACCGACGTCGATGCACGCGGCCTGTTGCTCGCCGGCGTGATCATCGGCGCACTCGGTGTCCTCGACGACATGACCATCAGCCAGACCAGCGCGGTCTGGGAACTACGCAAGGCCAACCCGACGATGGGCTGGGGAGCCCTGTACACCGCGGGCGTGCGCATCGGACGAGACCACATCTCGGCTGCGGTGAACACCCTGGCCCTGGCGTATGCGGGTGCCGCCCTGCCGTTGTTGTTGTCCTACTCGCTGTCCGGTGTCGACCTCGGGACGCTCTTCGGCGCGCAGGTCGTCGCGCAGGAGATCGTCCGAACGCTCGTCGGCAGCATCGGTCTTGTCGCCGCCGTGCCGATCAGCACCGCGCTCGCGGCGTTGGTGGTCACCAGAGGACCGACGGAACCGACCGACGACCATGATCCCGTGGACCCACCCGACCCGGTGTACCCGCCGGACATCGAGGACGAGCACGGCGACGACACGGCACACACCCCTCGTCGGGAGGCGTCGGCAGGCACAGGGGGTCTGCAGGCACGCGCCGCCGAGGACGCCCCGCGTCGATCCGGCGGTACCCAGACCAGACCACCCACAACCCGTACCCGCCGCGACGAAACCGAGGAGGACCCACGCCGCGCCGACCAGCGACGACGCGTCCGCCCGGCACAACAGCCGCCTGCCGAACCGGATGCAGTCGGGGACCGCGTCGCACGCGACCCGGCTGGTCGGCCGCCGCACGATGGACAGCGGCGGGCGCCTCGACGCCCCACGCCGGAGGACAGGCCCGCCCGACGGGCTCCACACGGCGGGACACCGGGTCGGACCGACGGTCCGAGGTCCGCGGCGGAGGGCCGCAGGCGTCGACCGGAGGGCCACGAGCCGATCTAA
- a CDS encoding MBL fold metallo-hydrolase — protein MLVVGFPSGPLQANCYLLAGGPDGPCVVVDPGQDVAAPLEARLAEHRLTPAAVLLTHGHFDHAYSATEVAETHDIPVWAHPGDRPLLSEPLRGVGSELARLLGPELAMREPEQLCDLTDGQALDLAGLRITVLHTPGHTEGSVCFHVVIAPADPAAEVGSEPTERTSLLLAGDTLFAGSIGRTDLPGGDQRVMIETLRDRILPLSDDMVLLSGHGPTSTIGRERATNPFLQGLSTPGA, from the coding sequence GTGCTCGTCGTCGGGTTCCCCAGTGGCCCATTGCAGGCCAATTGCTATCTGCTCGCGGGCGGGCCCGATGGGCCCTGTGTGGTCGTCGATCCCGGTCAGGACGTGGCGGCCCCGCTGGAGGCCCGGCTGGCGGAGCACCGCCTGACTCCTGCCGCCGTGCTGCTCACCCACGGGCATTTCGACCATGCCTACTCGGCGACCGAGGTCGCCGAGACCCACGACATCCCGGTCTGGGCGCATCCCGGCGACCGGCCCCTGCTCTCCGAACCGCTTCGTGGTGTCGGCTCCGAACTCGCCCGGTTGTTGGGGCCGGAGCTGGCCATGCGCGAGCCGGAGCAGCTGTGTGATCTGACCGACGGCCAGGCCCTGGACCTGGCGGGCTTGCGGATCACCGTGCTGCACACCCCGGGACATACCGAGGGCTCGGTGTGTTTCCACGTGGTGATCGCACCCGCTGACCCGGCAGCCGAGGTCGGATCCGAGCCGACCGAACGGACCAGCCTGTTGTTGGCGGGCGACACGCTCTTCGCCGGGTCCATCGGGCGGACAGACCTCCCCGGCGGCGATCAACGGGTGATGATCGAGACGCTGCGGGATCGCATCCTTCCGTTGTCCGACGACATGGTGCTGCTCTCCGGGCACGGCCCGACCAGCACCATCGGCCGGGAGCGGGCCACCAACCCGTTCCTGCAGGGCCTGAGCACTCCGGGCGCCTGA
- a CDS encoding peptidylprolyl isomerase: protein MPTNEQRRAAAKRKLERQLQRRAQRAKRRRTIAMSATVLGTVLVVGLVYFFATQGGDDAEAAGQSDTPETPSSVETTDGPCGYVTSGEPAKEVDIPEDVDPTPAEGTVDATLATNQGEIGLTLDREAAPCTVQSFVHLAESGYFDESQCHRLVTAEGSLEVLQCGDPTGTGSGGPGYEIADELTGEETYGRGTLAMANAGPNTGGSQFFIVYGDSELPPSYTVFGTIDEGGLEVVDGIAEAGESTGQGDGPPNTETIIESASITA, encoded by the coding sequence GTGCCCACCAACGAGCAACGTCGCGCAGCCGCCAAGCGGAAGCTCGAACGGCAGCTCCAACGCCGTGCCCAACGCGCCAAACGCCGCCGCACGATCGCCATGAGCGCGACGGTGCTGGGGACGGTCCTGGTCGTCGGGCTGGTCTACTTCTTCGCCACCCAGGGTGGCGATGACGCCGAGGCCGCCGGGCAGAGCGACACGCCTGAGACGCCGTCCTCCGTCGAGACGACGGACGGCCCCTGCGGCTATGTCACCAGCGGCGAGCCCGCCAAGGAGGTCGACATCCCCGAGGACGTCGATCCCACGCCCGCCGAGGGCACCGTCGACGCGACGCTGGCCACGAACCAGGGCGAGATCGGTCTGACCCTGGACCGCGAGGCAGCGCCGTGCACGGTGCAGAGCTTCGTGCACCTCGCGGAGAGCGGCTACTTCGACGAATCGCAGTGCCACCGGCTGGTCACCGCCGAGGGCTCGTTGGAGGTCCTGCAGTGCGGCGACCCGACCGGCACCGGCAGCGGCGGGCCCGGCTATGAGATCGCCGACGAGCTGACCGGCGAGGAGACCTACGGCCGAGGCACCCTGGCGATGGCCAATGCGGGCCCCAACACGGGTGGCTCGCAGTTCTTCATCGTCTACGGTGACTCGGAGCTCCCGCCGTCATACACGGTCTTCGGCACGATCGACGAAGGCGGCCTCGAGGTCGTCGACGGGATCGCCGAGGCGGGTGAGTCGACCGGTCAGGGCGACGGTCCGCCCAACACCGAGACCATCATCGAGAGCGCGTCCATCACAGCCTGA
- a CDS encoding RelA/SpoT family protein, with the protein MSQDVEQGQPGAPRQPSATRRVRARLARRITAQRSSSVKQVLEPLAAVHRQLHPKADLALLQGAYDVAEEKHRSQRRKSGDPYITHPLAVATILAELGMDTITLVAALLHDTVEDTDYSLERLRSDFSDEVAHLVDGVTKLDKVKLGAAAEAETIRKMVIAMARDPRVLVIKLADRLHNMRTMRFLPPEKQARKARETLEVLAPLAHRLGMATVKWELEDLAFAILQPKKYDEIVRLVANRAPSRDTYLRGVVNQLTDNLNSARLVARVEGRPKHYYSIHQKMIVRGRDFDDIHDLVGVRILVDEVRDCYAAMGVVHALWQPMPGRFKDYIAQPRFGVYKSLHTTVIGPDGKPLEVQIRTHEMHRTAEYGIAAHWRYKETKGNNGSGGTSAVEVDEMAWMRQLLDWQREAADPGDFLESLRYDLATREIFVFTPKGDVITLPTGSTPVDFAYAVHTEVGHRCIGARVNGRLVALERGLENGEVVEIFTSKAEGAGPSRDWLSFAASPRARAKIKQWFAKERREEAIESGKEAIARELRRVGLPLQRLVSADSLGAVARELHYTDISTLYAAVGEHHSSAKHVVTRLMALVGGEEHAEEELAERSTPSTMHHRRRATSDAGVVVKDAGDVWVKLARCCTPVPGDEILGFVTRGGGVSVHRTDCTNADELRASPERLVPVEWAPSSSSVFLVAIQVEALDRHRLLSDVTKILADERVNILSASVNTSRDRVAVSRFSFEMGDPKHLGHVLKAVRNIEGVYDVYRVTSTA; encoded by the coding sequence GTGAGTCAGGACGTCGAACAGGGCCAACCGGGTGCACCGAGGCAGCCGTCGGCCACTCGTCGCGTCCGGGCCAGGCTGGCGCGTCGGATCACCGCCCAGCGCTCCTCGTCGGTCAAGCAGGTGCTCGAGCCCTTGGCCGCCGTGCACCGCCAGTTGCATCCCAAGGCCGACCTGGCCCTGCTGCAGGGCGCCTATGACGTCGCGGAGGAGAAGCACCGCAGCCAGCGTCGTAAGTCGGGTGACCCCTACATCACCCACCCGCTGGCGGTGGCCACCATCCTGGCGGAACTGGGCATGGACACCATCACGCTCGTCGCCGCGCTCCTGCACGACACGGTGGAGGACACCGACTACTCGCTGGAGCGGCTGCGCAGCGATTTCAGCGACGAGGTCGCGCACCTCGTGGACGGCGTGACGAAGCTCGACAAGGTCAAGCTCGGTGCGGCCGCCGAGGCCGAGACCATCCGTAAGATGGTCATCGCGATGGCCCGCGACCCTCGCGTACTGGTCATCAAGCTCGCCGACCGCCTGCACAACATGCGCACCATGCGTTTCCTCCCGCCGGAGAAGCAGGCCCGCAAGGCCCGCGAGACGCTCGAGGTGCTGGCTCCGCTCGCGCATCGACTCGGGATGGCGACGGTCAAATGGGAGCTGGAGGATTTGGCCTTCGCCATTCTTCAGCCCAAGAAGTACGACGAGATCGTTCGTCTGGTGGCCAACCGCGCGCCTTCTCGAGACACCTACCTGCGCGGCGTGGTGAATCAGCTCACCGACAACCTCAACAGTGCCCGGCTGGTGGCCAGGGTCGAGGGCAGGCCCAAGCACTACTACTCGATCCACCAGAAGATGATCGTCCGAGGCCGCGATTTCGACGACATCCACGACCTGGTCGGCGTGCGCATCCTGGTGGACGAGGTCCGGGACTGCTATGCGGCGATGGGCGTGGTGCACGCCCTCTGGCAGCCCATGCCGGGCCGCTTCAAGGACTACATCGCACAGCCTCGGTTCGGGGTCTACAAGTCGTTGCACACGACCGTCATCGGCCCGGACGGGAAACCGCTCGAGGTGCAGATTCGCACCCATGAGATGCACCGCACCGCCGAGTACGGCATCGCCGCCCACTGGCGGTACAAGGAGACCAAGGGCAATAACGGCAGCGGCGGAACCTCCGCGGTCGAGGTCGACGAGATGGCGTGGATGCGTCAACTCCTCGACTGGCAGCGTGAGGCCGCCGACCCCGGCGACTTCCTGGAGTCGCTGCGCTACGACCTGGCGACCAGGGAGATCTTCGTCTTCACCCCCAAGGGGGATGTGATCACGCTGCCGACCGGCTCCACACCGGTCGACTTCGCCTACGCCGTGCATACCGAGGTCGGTCACCGCTGTATCGGGGCCCGGGTCAACGGCAGGCTGGTGGCGCTCGAACGCGGTCTGGAGAACGGCGAGGTCGTCGAGATCTTCACCTCGAAGGCCGAGGGTGCGGGGCCCAGCCGCGACTGGTTGTCGTTCGCGGCCTCTCCTCGGGCTCGAGCAAAGATCAAACAGTGGTTCGCGAAGGAACGCCGCGAGGAAGCCATCGAGAGCGGCAAGGAGGCGATCGCGCGGGAACTGCGCCGTGTCGGACTGCCGTTGCAGCGGCTCGTCTCCGCGGACTCGCTCGGCGCCGTGGCGCGCGAACTCCACTACACCGACATCAGCACCCTCTACGCGGCGGTGGGCGAGCACCATTCCTCGGCCAAGCACGTCGTGACCAGACTGATGGCCCTGGTCGGCGGCGAGGAGCATGCCGAGGAGGAGCTGGCCGAGCGCTCCACGCCCTCCACGATGCACCACCGTAGGCGGGCCACCTCGGACGCCGGGGTCGTCGTCAAGGACGCGGGTGACGTCTGGGTGAAACTCGCCCGCTGCTGCACCCCGGTGCCCGGTGACGAGATCCTCGGCTTCGTCACCCGGGGCGGCGGCGTGAGCGTGCACCGGACCGACTGCACCAATGCGGACGAGCTGCGCGCCAGCCCGGAGCGTCTGGTGCCGGTGGAATGGGCGCCATCGTCGTCCTCGGTGTTCCTGGTGGCGATCCAGGTGGAGGCACTCGACCGGCATCGGTTGCTCTCCGACGTCACCAAGATCCTGGCCGACGAGCGCGTCAACATCCTGTCCGCCTCGGTCAACACCAGCCGGGATCGGGTGGCGGTCAGCAGGTTCTCCTTCGAGATGGGCGACCCGAAACATCTCGGGCACGTGTTGAAGGCGGTGCGCAACATCGAGGGCGTCTACGACGTCTACCGGGTCACCTCGACCGCATAG
- the yajC gene encoding preprotein translocase subunit YajC: MESFIFPLLLLLLVLPLFLASRKQKRAMQEMQQLQNSLAPGDRVMTSSGLYGTVTDSSEDTIDVEIAPGVTTTWVRAAIRERVSPESEDTDVELPESLDESEGIEKSTGFDADETTAKTDDADEVSEVTSDADKATTSVGADAGKKS; this comes from the coding sequence ATGGAATCCTTCATCTTTCCGCTGCTCCTGCTCCTGCTGGTGCTGCCGCTGTTCCTGGCCAGCCGCAAGCAGAAGCGCGCGATGCAGGAGATGCAGCAGCTGCAGAACTCCCTTGCGCCCGGTGACCGCGTGATGACCAGCTCTGGTCTCTACGGCACGGTGACCGACTCCAGCGAAGACACCATCGACGTGGAGATCGCCCCCGGCGTGACCACCACGTGGGTGCGTGCGGCCATCCGCGAGCGGGTGTCGCCGGAGTCCGAGGACACCGACGTCGAGCTTCCCGAGAGCCTTGACGAGTCCGAGGGCATCGAGAAGTCGACCGGTTTCGACGCCGACGAGACCACCGCCAAGACGGACGACGCCGACGAGGTGTCCGAGGTCACGTCTGACGCCGACAAGGCCACCACGAGTGTGGGCGCCGACGCCGGCAAGAAGTCCTGA